agtaatattgtgtgtgtgtatgtgttagATTGTCATTGGCTTTGTAACTAGCTTAGCCTCTGAGTTATAGGCATGTAGGCTTTTTGTAAGCTTTTTACCTTCCAACCAATATGACATAAGTTAATTCTTGAGTTTTTGGTTGGGGTAATGTTTACACTTGATACATATGTGTGTTTAGAGTAGTTAAGTAGtagttatttatatatacacacagtttaGTGTATTATGTGTTTTTGTATAGTCACATATAAATGTGAAGTTACTTgacatacatgtatataaatatatcttacctatatagatatatatctatatacatattgtgtatatataggtatatatatctatctttatatatatagaagggtatatacatgtgtgcCTAAGCATTTTTTACATCTAAAACAAACCAGGTAGTATCTGTTTGCCATCGTTCACAGGGTGCATGTACCCATCATCACAAGTGACGTAAGTGTGACAAGGAAGTTGGTAGAATCCAATACTTGTAGTCAGCAATCCATGGTGTTTCATCATCCATGTGGCAGTTCAGGGGTTAAGGCTCTCTTTATGTAGGCTAGAAGTGGGGAATGATGTTTATTTAGCCTCAATAATATAAAGGGATGGGAAGGCCTTaggactgattctgaacattaaaggaGCGATAGGACAGGTCTTCTTCAAACAGTGATTTTATTCTCCAGAGCAGTGATTCTCTTGGACACAGCTTCGAGTAAGAAAGGAGTTAAAGAAATGTAGACTGATAATAATTCTCAAAAGAATTCACAATATATGTAATCACAATGGTTGCCCGCATGCATGAAAGTGGCATGTTATTAGATAATTTATAAGGTAAAATAAAATTGTATTAAGATTCAATAATTATCGAGTGGAGACTCTATCTCAGCACACATATAGCCCCTCTTACTTCAAGGTGATGTAAATAGGTAATTCTTTATTGGATGATGCATTTTGACctaggaaaaaaacattttgtcAAATCCACACGGACCCCTTCTCTTAAACCTTACCCCTGCACATTGTcaatacaaatgtgtatggagggcttaaccctttcccattgaaggaatttttttatttttaattttcatcttccccataacttttttatttttccattcacatggGATTAATGTTTGCGAGATAAAGTGTTCTTCATAAGggtactatttattattctgtacaatgtattaggaagctgtaaaaaaattcagaatggggtggatatggaaaaaagtgcatttgtgctgctttcttatagtcttcatttttacagcgctcactctgcagccaaaaggaCATGTCAACTGtagtctatgttttggtacgattacGGGTATACCaactttatatagttttatttacattttaaccccttaacaaaaatataaaactttgtaaaaaaattttttttatctaaaagtcaccatattctgacaaatGTATagggcatagggtgtcttttttgctgGCCAGgtttactttgtagttctacatttttgggaatgtctattgctttgatcactttttattcgagTTTGatgtgaaacagtgaaaaaatggcagtttggcactttggaTTCTTTTTCCCACTACTGCATTCATTGTACGGGAAAGATATTTTAATAAGTTGTAGACTGGGCGTTTTTGAACACAGAGATACATAATATGTATGTATTTCTAGGGAAATGAGGGGGATTTAAACTTTTAGttctttttgtatttatttaaaaaaaaattatatatatatatatatatatatatatatatatatatatatatgtttatttatttattactttttattattattggatttattagaccccttagggtagtGATGTTGAACCTTTAGGAGACCAAGTTCCCCAAACTACAAACCAAGACCAAATAATTTagtgcaaagtgccaacatggcaatgtaACCTTAAACGACTTATACATTAACATcttttgtcttaaaaaaaaaaccacacagtgggctcccacacagtattatatgctcaacagaggtcccccacaaagtataacatACTCCATAGTGagctcccacacagcataatgtgctACTTACCTTACCTCCCACAAAGAGCAGCCGGTTGACCTCTTTCTTCCTCCACAGGATATGCGCAGATGAATGATGTCAGCAAGTCTACATCGGGACAGAAGTCACACTCTTCTGTCGGTGTAAGCAATGCCCTACACTGTGGTCAGCTGTATGTGAATTTGCACATACAGCAGAAAAAAGCGATTGCTtgctaatggggaatcctgtaccggattccccgttagttagTGAGCAGGAAGCCTGGATTGGGTGACGGTGCGCATCTCAACAGAAAGGGCTCTGAGTGCTCCCTCTAGCATGTGTACCATACAGCGTGCCATACAAATGTATGGAAGACAAGCCTGGAAGTCTCCAAAGCTTGTTTGGCCAGAGGCTTATATTTTCATAAAGGTAATCTGTCACCAGAAAACTTGATGtcaaaccagccacagtgcattAGTGGGGGAACTATGCAAATGGATCTGTTTgcatatttatattaaaaaaacagctttttcaaGGAATTGGTGCATGTATAGGTCTAAAGGTATGATAGTGCTCAGCATAATGTCTCCTAAAATGCAGGATGGCTGGTTTGATATTGAGTTCTAtgttgacagacttcctttaacatAGTTGTATCAGAAAAAATACTAGAAAGATGACTATTCCACTCCCTTTAACATAACCCAGTAAGTGTCACTAGGTGTGAATGGAAGTTTATAAAAAAAGGATATTCTTTCTTGTTAATGCCTGGATGAGTTCCTCCAccttggtctggaatttgacaaTAGACTCACATTCACAGGGATTTTCTTCTAAAAGTTTAAAGAGAGAAACTTTATTAGTTATTGCAATGGCCTATAGTTTCAGTTAAGAGAGAGTTGCATGACACTTACCCACACAGATCTTCATCTGAAGTTTCTTGCCAATTTCCTTCATGGCCTTGAAATCAGCTGAGTAGAAATAGTGCTCATTCACAGGCTCAGAAGCAATAAGCCGAAGTTCATCCTCCACTGCATTGCCCACACCAACAGCATACATCTTATAGCCTGTATAATATGTACAACACTAGTTAAACAGTATGTTTAAGCATGGGAAAGTGATGctggataaaaataaataaaaaaccacATTTGAAAAATAGATGATCTACCAAATACACAGTGATGGACAGCTTTTTCCATTTTGGCCATTTTCTGTAGTTTAAGACATTGAATGCATGGTTTCAAGTCATAGTATTGCCTTACCCAGTTCCTTAGCCTTCAGTGCAGCATCATTGATATAATCCTGGGAACGACCATCTGTGAAGACAATGCCAACTTTAGATACTCCTGGTCTTCCTCCGTTGGAGATGGTAAAGGTGTTGTCAATTAGATACTTGAGGGCTTGACCAGTCATGGTTCCTTTCTCCATGTAAGACATCTTTTTTACAGCTGTCTTAATGTCCTTCTTGTTATTATGTCTGCCCAAGGGGAACTCCTGTCTGACTGCACTGGAGTACTGAACAAGACCAACATGTGCCTTGTTCTCCCCAACATCTACAGACTCCACAATCTGATTGATAAATTGCTTGACAAGTTCAAAGTTCTCTGGACGAACACTTTTAGATCCATCAATAAGGAACACCAGGTCAATAGCTGAAGCACCACAAGctaaagaaataaaaacaaaacaaaacatagtctAATGATTTATTGCCACCAGTAAAACAATGCCATATCACATGGACAGGTTTTATTTGATTCATACCATTGCAGGTCTTGCCATCTTCATTTAATGTATATCCATCTCTGCAGGCACAGGTGTAGGACCCTGGGGAGCTAACACAAATTTGCTGGCAGTCATGATCTCCAGTGGAGCAGAGGTCAGCCATTTCTAGGTAAGAGAATTGTAAAGAAAGATAAGTACATGCTCAAATAAATATGAACTTTATCCTAACTGTATATTCAATCTTAAGATATGGTCATATCGAGTCCCACAAGGACATCCATTGCGATAATATGTTAGGTTGAACTATTATGGTG
This sequence is a window from Leptodactylus fuscus isolate aLepFus1 chromosome 2, aLepFus1.hap2, whole genome shotgun sequence. Protein-coding genes within it:
- the MATN1 gene encoding matrilin-1, whose protein sequence is MKTSLYLLSTVLFFSCYSYVALGAVPQQLRGPNCRTHPTDLVFIIDSSRSVRPSEFEQVKVFLSQVIESLDVGVNNTRVGLLNYASSVKNEFSLKTHKSKAALLQAVKKVQPLSTGTMTGLAIQYAINHAFTEGEGARLRSPGIKKVAIVVTDGRPQDGVKDISARARESGLELFAIGVGRVDMNTLRQIASEPLDEHVDYVESYSVIEKLSKKFQEAFCEMADLCSTGDHDCQQICVSSPGSYTCACRDGYTLNEDGKTCNACGASAIDLVFLIDGSKSVRPENFELVKQFINQIVESVDVGENKAHVGLVQYSSAVRQEFPLGRHNNKKDIKTAVKKMSYMEKGTMTGQALKYLIDNTFTISNGGRPGVSKVGIVFTDGRSQDYINDAALKAKELGYKMYAVGVGNAVEDELRLIASEPVNEHYFYSADFKAMKEIGKKLQMKICVEENPCECESIVKFQTKVEELIQALTRKIEAVSKRITALENKITV